The DNA segment GAGAGAGAATTTTGGTAAAGAGGAAATTGGAGGAAGATGGTTTGACCAGTAGAGGATCTCTCAAAAGGATTGAGCATTTTCCCATTAAAAAAGAGACTAACAATCACGAAGATTTTCACGCGCAAGATTTGTGCCATGAAACCATTTCTAGAACATTCTCTGAATTTCCTTTTTCTGTTATACATCTTCTCTCCGCGATTCGAGCTGCAATGGTCACTCCTCTTTCATCAGATAACACCCTGGCAATTGGATATCATTCTTCATGCACTAACCAACCAATCAGTGATAGATCTTCTCCTGGGATCATTTGCAACAgtgaatattttcaaagaaattTGCCATCTCTAACCGCTGATCAAATTTCCACCCGTGTGAGATCCAAGCCGGGTGACTCCAGTATCTTGGAATGCAAGTATCCTCTTGTAGAATTAGTAAGGGGGGCCCTCAAGATATTTGCATCAGAAACAGCACCCTTGGGAGCAAGATGGTGGAAACCTCTGACTATTTACGACAGATTAAGTAGAACGTGGCTCTGGAAGGGTCCAATCCGGAGTATTTTGACACAAGAGAAGTGTACCAAGGTGGAGACATCTTCCACAGCTTGGGGTATTTCTCAAGAAAATCTTGTCAAAATAGTTAAGCAGTATACCATCTGGCTGAGAGGAGAGCAACAGATTCTTCAACAGATCTCCAGGCTTCCTCCATTCCCTCTGGCGCTGATGCATGTGAAAGATTTCCATACAAGATTCAATGATCGAACAAGGACGAACCCAAATACAATTTCTCAAACCTGTG comes from the Henckelia pumila isolate YLH828 chromosome 1, ASM3356847v2, whole genome shotgun sequence genome and includes:
- the LOC140866692 gene encoding uncharacterized protein, whose protein sequence is MNQQRWANLKALSVQKPKEVQTKNIEVSKRPSEVILNKEEFIAAKVLYELANDKKGERILVKRKLEEDGLTSRGSLKRIEHFPIKKETNNHEDFHAQDLCHETISRTFSEFPFSVIHLLSAIRAAMVTPLSSDNTLAIGYHSSCTNQPISDRSSPGIICNSEYFQRNLPSLTADQISTRVRSKPGDSSILECKYPLVELVRGALKIFASETAPLGARWWKPLTIYDRLSRTWLWKGPIRSILTQEKCTKVETSSTAWGISQENLVKIVKQYTIWLRGEQQILQQISRLPPFPLALMHVKDFHTRFNDRTRTNPNTISQTCDRIRAYFQREETIRYLIPNRIFHYTTLDGKKSAVAPLRMSSNKALTKARGHYVFKPNRPPQFSLLSLVRDAAARLPNSMGTRADICVLIQDSQFVVENIPENTVKQVVSGALDRLHSEHDPCVEYNGKWGLWVYLHGDRGEEDFVDKGTSYAKTKKEAK